From the Pseudorca crassidens isolate mPseCra1 chromosome 18, mPseCra1.hap1, whole genome shotgun sequence genome, one window contains:
- the IRS2 gene encoding insulin receptor substrate 2, producing MASPPMNGRPRPAGGDGPNLNLNHNNNNNNSGVRKCGYLRKQKHGHKRFFVLRGPGAGGDEAAAAAATAGGGPAPQPPRLEYYESEKKWRSKAGAPKRVIALDCCLNINKRADAKHKYLIALYTKDEYFAVAAENEQEQEGWYRALTDLVSEGRASAGDAPPAAAAAAAAPSASCSASLPGALGGSAGAAVAAAAAADDSYGLVAPATAAYREVWQVNLKPKGLGQSKNLTGVYRLCLSARTIGFVKLNCEQPSVTLQLMNIRRCGHSDSFFFIEVGRSAVTGPGELWMQADDSVVAQNIHETILEAMKALKELFEFRPRSKSQSSGSSATHPISVPGARRHHHLVNLPPSQTGLVRRSRTDSLAATPPAAKCSSCRVRTASEGDGGVAAGAGAAGGRPVSVAGSPLSPGPVRAPLSRSHTLSGGCGGRASKVTLAPAGGALQHSRSMSMPVAHSPPAAATSPGSLSSSSGHGSGSYPPPPGPHPHMQHPLHPQRPSSGSASASGSPSDPGFMSLDEYGSSPGDLRAFCSLRSNTPESIAETPPARDGSGGELYGYMTMDRPLSHCGRPYRRVSGDGAQDLDRGLRKRTYSLTTPARQRPVPQPSSASLDEYTLMRATFSGSSGRLCPSCPTSSPKVAYHPYPEDYGDIEIGSHRSSSSNLGTDDGYMPMTPGVALAGGSGSCKSDDYMPMSPTSVSAPKQILQPRAAVAALPPTGAAGPTPASAASRAFPGSGGGYKTSSPAESSPEDSGYMRMWCGGSKLSVESAADGRLLPNGDYLNMSPGDAGASGTPPDFFSAALHAGGGGEMLRGVPGYCYSSLPRSYKAAYTCNGDNDQYVLMSSPVGRILEEERLESTAGPGSTQPAGSFAAGAGGGGGHPQPPHQAVPSPGRPGGSGSGRLEGFLGQRCRATRPTRLSLEGLQTLPRMHEYPLPPEPKSPGEYINIDFGEAGARLSPPAPPLLASAASSSSLLSAGSPASSLGSGTPGTSGDSRQRSPLSDYMNLDFSSPKSPQPGGQAGDPVGSLDALLSPEASAYPPLPPRPAAPSSALQPAPPPPPPGELYRLPPAPPSQGPGAASSPSSGAGDSGDYTEMAFGVAATPPQPIAAPPKPDGARVSSPVSGLKRLSLMDQVSGVEAFLQASQPPDPHRGAKVIRADPQGGRRRHSSETFSSTTTVTPVSPSFAHNPKRHNSASVENVSLRKSGEGGGGSVLGGGDEPPTSPRQLPPPQHPQARPWTPSQPGGLVGCPGGSGSPMRRETSAGFQNGLNYIAIDVRDEPGLSPSPQQPQQHPQTGDKSAWGRTRSLGGLIGAVGAGSTGGVCVGPGPGALPSASTYASLDFLTHHLKEATVVKE from the coding sequence ggcggcggcgacagcGGGCGGGGGGCCGGCGCCGCAGCCGCCGCGGCTCGAGTACTACGAGAGCGAGAAGAAGTGGCGGAGCAAAGCGGGCGCCCCGAAGCGGGTCATCGCGCTCGACTGCTGCCTGAACATCAACAAGCGCGCCGACGCCAAGCACAAGTACCTGATCGCCCTCTACACCAAGGACGAGTACTTCGCAGTGGCGGCCGAGAACGAGCAGGAGCAGGAGGGCTGGTACCGCGCGCTCACCGACCTGGTCAGCGAGGGCCGAGCGAGCGCCGGCGACgcgccccccgccgccgccgccgccgccgccgccccctccGCGTCCTGCAGCGCCTCCCTGCCCGGCGCCCTGGGCGGCTCGGCCggcgccgccgtcgccgccgccgccgcggccgaTGACAGCTACGGGCTGGTGGCGCCCGCCACGGCCGCCTACCGTGAGGTGTGGCAGGTGAACCTGAAGCCCAAAGGCCTGGGCCAGAGCAAGAACCTGACGGGCGTGTACCGCCTGTGCCTGTCGGCGCGCACCATCGGCTTCGTGAAGCTCAACTGCGAGCAGCCGTCGGTGACGCTGCAGCTGATGAACATTCGCCGCTGCGGCCACTCGGACAGCTTCTTCTTCATCGAGGTGGGCCGCTCGGCCGTGACGGGCCCCGGTGAGCTGTGGATGCAGGCAGACGACTCGGTGGTGGCGCAGAACATCCACGAGACCATCCTGGAGGCCATGAAGGCGCTCAAGGAGCTCTTCGAGTTCCGGCCGCGCAGCAAGAGCCAGTCGTCCGGCTCGTCGGCCACGCACCCCATCAGCGTCCCCGGCGCGCGTCGCCACCACCACCTGGTCAACCTGCCCCCCAGCCAGACGGGCCTGGTGCGCCGCTCGCGCACCGACAGCTTGGCCGCCACACCGCCGGCCGCCAAGTGCAGCTCGTGCCGGGTGCGCACGGCCAGCGAGGGCGACGGCGGCGTGGCGGCGGGGGCCGGGGCGGCGGGCGGCAGGCCGGTGTCGGTGGCGGGGAGCCCCCTGAGCCCGGGGCCGGTGCGCGCGCCCCTGAGCCGCTCGCACACCCTGagcggcggctgcggcggccgCGCGAGCAAGGTGACGCTGGCGCCGGCAGGGGGCGCCCTGCAGCACAGCCGCTCCATGTCCATGCCCGTGGCGCACTCGCCCCCGGCGGCCGCCACCAGCCCCGGCAGCCTGTCGTCCAGCAGCGGGCACGGCTCGGGCTCCTACCCGCCGCCCCCGGGCCCGCACCCGCACATGCAGCACCCCCTGCACCCCCAGCGACCCTCCAGCGGCAGCGCCTCGGCCTCGGGCTCCCCCAGCGATCCTGGCTTCATGTCCCTGGACGAGTACGGCTCGAGCCCTGGGGACCTGAGAGCCTTCTGCAGTCTCAGGAGCAACACGCCCGAGTCCATCGCCGAGACGCCCCCGGCCAGGGACGGCAGCGGGGGCGAGCTGTACGGATACATGACCATGGACCGGCCCCTGAGCCACTGCGGCCGACCCTACCGCAGAGTCTCCGGGGACGGGGCCCAGGACTTGGACAGGGGGCTGAGGAAGAGGACCTACTCCCTGACCACGCCTGCCCGGCAGCGGCCAGTGCCCCAGCCCTCCTCCGCGTCCCTGGATGAATACACCCTGATGCGGGCCACCTTCTCCGGCAGCTCAGGCCGCCTCTGCCCGTCGTGCCCCACGTCCTCCCCCAAAGTGGCCTACCACCCCTACCCCGAGGACTACGGCGACATCGAGATCGGGTCGCACAGGAGCTCCAGCAGTAACCTGGGCACGGACGACGGCTACATGCCCATGACCCCCGGCGTGGCCCTCGCGGGCGGCAGCGGGAGCTGCAAGAGCGACGACTACATGCCCATGAGCCCCACCAGCGTGTCCGCCCCGAAGCAGATCCTGCAGCCGCGCGCGGCCGTCGCGGCCTTGCCCCCCACGGGAGCCGCGGGGCCCACGCCCGCGTCTGCCGCCAGCAGGGCCTTCCCGGGGAGCGGGGGCGGCTACAAGACCAGCTCCCCGGCCGAGAGCTCCCCGGAGGACAGCGGGTACATGCGCATGTGGTGCGGAGGCTCCAAGCTGTCCGTGGAGAGCGCCGCCGACGGCAGGCTGCTTCCAAACGGGGACTACCTCAACATGTCCCCCGGCGACGCGGGAGCCTCGGGCACCCCGCCCGACTTCTTCTCGGCCGCCCTGCACGCCGGCGGCGGCGGGGAGATGCTCCGGGGCGTCCCCGGCTACTGCTACAGCTCCCTGCCGCGCTCTTACAAGGCCGCCTACACCTGCAACGGGGACAACGACCAGTACGTGCTCATGAGCTCCCCCGTGGGGCGCATCCTGGAGGAGGAGCGGCTGGAGTCGACGGCCGGCCCGGGGTCCACGCAGCCAGCCGGCTCCTTCGCGGCCGGGGCAGGGGGCGGCGGCGGCCACCCGCAGCCACCCCACCAGGCGGTGCCTTCGCCCGGGAGGCCCGGTGGCAGCGGCAGCGGCCGCCTGGAGGGCTTCCTGGGCCAGCGCTGCCGGGCCACGCGGCCCACGCGCCTGTCCCTGGAGGGGCTGCAGACCCTGCCCCGCATGCACGAGTACCCCCTGCCGCCCGAGCCCAAGAGCCCGGGCGAGTACATCAACATCGACTTCGGCGAGGCGGGCGCGCGCCTGTCGCCGCCCGCTCCCCCGCTGCTGGCCTCGGCCGCCTCGTCGTCGTCGCTGCTGTCCGCCGGCAGCCCGGCCTCATCGCTGGGCTCGGGCACCCCGGGCACGAGCGGCGACAGCCGGCAGCGCTCCCCGCTCTCCGACTACATGAACCTCGACTTCAGCTCGCCCAAGTCACCCCAGCCGGGCGGCCAGGCCGGGGACCCCGTGGGCTCTCTGGACGCCCTGCTGTCCCCCGAGGCCTCCGCGTACCCGCCGCTGCCCCCGCGCCCCGCCGCCCCCTCCTCGGCCCTGCAGCCggcgcccccgccgcccccgcccggaGAGCTGTACCGCCTGCCTCCGGCACCACCCTCCCAGGGCCCTGGCGCGGCCTCCTCTCCATCCTCGGGGGCGGGCGACAGCGGCGACTACACCGAGATGGCCTTCGGCGTGGCTGCCACGCCGCCGCAACCGATCGCCGCGCCCCCGAAGCCCGACGGGGCCCGCGTGAGCAGCCCCGTGTCCGGCCTGAAGAGGCTAAGCCTCATGGACCAGGTGTCGGGGGTCGAGGCCTTCCTGCAAGCCAGCCAGCCCCCAGACCCGCACCGCGGGGCCAAGGTCATCCGTGCGGACCCGCAAGGGGGCCGCCGCCGCCACAGCTCGGAGACCTTCTCCTCGACCACCACTGTGACCCCCGTGTCCCCGTCCTTCGCCCACAACCCCAAGCGCCACAACTCGGCCTCGGTGGAGAACGTGTCTCTCAGGAAAAGCGGCGAAGGGGGCGGCGGCAGCGTCCTGGGTGGCGGTGACGAGCCCCCCACGTCCCCCCGCCAGTTGCCACCGCCGCAACACCCGCAGGCGCGGCCCTGGACGCCGAGCCAGCCCGGGGGCTTGGTCGGCTGCCCCGGGGGCAGTGGCTCGCCGATGCGCCGGGAGACTTCTGCTGGCTTCCAGAACGGCCTCAACTACATCGCCATCGACGTGAGGGACGAGCCGGGGCTGTCGCCGTCCCCGCAGCAGCCTCAGCAGCATCCTCAGACGGGAGACAAGAGCGCCTGGGGCCGGACCCGGAGCCTCGGGGGCCTCATCGGCGCGGTAGGGGCCGGCAGCACcggcggggtgtgtgtggggcCCGGCCCTGGCGCCCTGCCCTCCGCCAGCACCTACGCCAGCCTCGACTTCTTGACGCATCACCTGAAAGAGGCCACGGTCGTGAAAG